In Rutidosis leptorrhynchoides isolate AG116_Rl617_1_P2 chromosome 2, CSIRO_AGI_Rlap_v1, whole genome shotgun sequence, one genomic interval encodes:
- the LOC139893088 gene encoding squalene monooxygenase SE1-like, translated as MADHILIAYVFASIIGFILFYAFIIMNNARKVFPADAGNKTAKTISIKAECRSEDNDADVIIVGAGVAGAALAHTLGKDGRRVRVIERDLTEPDRIVGELLQPGGYLKLMELGLEDCVEDIDAQRVFGYALFKDGKNTRLSYPLENFHADVAGRSFHNGRFIQKMREKASTLPNVQLEQGTVSSLLEENGIIKGVLYKIKTGEVMKAYAPLTIVCDGCFSNLRGSLCNPQVEVPSCFVGLILENCQLPYENHGHVVLADPSPILFYRISSTEIRCLVDVPGQKVPSVSNGDLSKYLKTVVAPQIPPELQDAFVATVDKGGFRTMPNRSMPAAPHPTPGALLMGDAFNMRHPLTGGGMTVALSDIAVLRNLLMPLHDLHDSYTLCKYLESFYTLRKPVASTINTLAGALYKVFSASPDEARQEMREACFDYLSLGGVFSNGPVSLLSGLNPRPLTLVVHFFAVAVYGVGRLLLPFPSLKRMWIGARLISSASGIIFPIIKAEGVRQMFFPATVPAYYRVPPTPSTV; from the exons ATGGCCGATCATATACTCATCGCTTACGTTTTCGCATCTATTATCGGATTTATATTATTCTATGCATTCATCATTATGAATAATGCTCGTAAAGTTTTTCCGGCCGATGCCGGAAATAAAACGGCCAAAACAATCTCCATCAAAGCTGAATGTAGATCTGAAGATAATGATGCTGACGTCATTATCGTTGGTGCTGGTGTTGCTGGTGCTGCTCTCGCTCATACTCTCGGCAAA GATGGACGCAGGGTACGTGTAATCGAGCGAGATTTGACTGAACCCGATAGGATTGTTGGTGAACTCCTACAACCAGGCGGTTATCTCAAACTGATGGAACTGGGGTTAGAAG ATTGTGTTGAAGATATTGATGCTCAAAGGGTTTTTGGATATGCCCTTTTCAAGGACGGAAAGAATACTCGCCTTTCTTATCCTTTAGAAAATTTTCATGCAGATGTGGCAGGAAGAAGCTTTCACAATGGCCGGTTCATACAGAAGATGAGGGAGAAAGCATCCACACTTCCTAA TGTACAATTGGAACAAGGTACAGTCTCATCTCTTCTTGAAGAAAATGGAATCATCAAAGGTGTGTTGTACAAAATTAAAACCGGCGAAGTAATGAAAGCATACGCTCCTTTAACAATTGTATGCGATGGCTGCTTTTCAAATTTACGAGGCTCATTATGCAATCCTCAG GTCGAGGTTCCCTCGTGCTTTGTTGGTCTGATCTTGGAGAACTGCCAATTACCGTATGAGAACCACGGGCACGTTGTTTTAGCTGACCCATCACCCATCTTGTTCTACCGAATCAGTAGTACAGAAATTCGATGTCTGGTTGACGTACCTGGTCAAAAGGTTCCCTCTGTTTCAAATGGCGATTTGTCCAAGTATTTGAAGACAGTTGTTGCTCCTCAG ATTCCTCCAGAATTGCAGGATGCATTTGTAGCTACAGTTGATAAAGGAGGCTTTAGAACGATGCCGAACCGAAGCATGCCTGCTGCTCCTCATCCAACTCCGGGTGCTTTGTTAATGGGTGATGCATTCAACATGCGCCACCCTTTAACTGGTGGAGGAATGACTGTAGCTTTATCTGATATAGCCGTGTTACGAAATCTTCTCATGCCGCTACATGATCTCCATGACTCGTATACTCTCTGCAAGTACCTCGAGTCATTTTATACTCTGCGCAAG CCTGTGGCATCCACAATTAATACACTGGCAGGAGCATTATACAAGGTCTTTAGTGCTTCACCCGATGAAGCAAGGCAAGAAATGCGAGAAGCATGCTTTGACTATTTAAGCCTCGGAGGTGTCTTTTCAAATGGACCTGTATCGTTGCTCTCGGGTTTGAACCCTCGACCCTTGACTTTGGTTGTACATTTCTTTGCAGTTGCAGTTTACGGTGTGGGTCGGTTGCTACTCCCTTTTCCCTCACTCAAACGAATGTGGATTGGAGCCCGTTTGATCTCA AGTGCATCCGGAATCATATTTCCGATTATCAAGGCGGAAGGAGTTAGGCAGATGTTTTTCCCCGCAACGGTGCCGGCATATTACAGAGTTCCTCCTACT